The following are encoded together in the Methylomonas methanica MC09 genome:
- a CDS encoding rhamnogalacturonan acetylesterase has product MQRKLVLYFFLCLLPVYSQTAFGKRIVLIGDSTVSDYPMSRAPLTGWGQSLRKIIGERARVINLAVPGSSSLFFYNNYWESALSKIKAGDFILIQFGHVDASADPSKHTDPNNMFPSLLIRYINEAKLAGAHPILVTPVARYRFVHDKVVDTHGDYLKNIRRVADSMQVPLIDLAKMSAETINRLGAKDARTWFMLNYDGQDKDHLSIIGADAVALIVESALIDLAILKH; this is encoded by the coding sequence ATGCAACGCAAACTAGTCTTGTACTTTTTTTTATGTTTGTTGCCAGTTTATAGCCAAACCGCTTTTGGGAAACGTATTGTATTAATCGGCGATTCAACCGTGTCCGACTATCCGATGTCGAGAGCACCCTTGACCGGTTGGGGGCAATCCTTGCGAAAAATAATTGGCGAAAGGGCTCGTGTAATAAATCTTGCCGTACCGGGTAGCAGTTCATTATTTTTTTACAATAATTACTGGGAGTCGGCCCTTTCCAAAATTAAAGCGGGCGACTTTATTCTCATACAATTCGGCCATGTCGACGCATCAGCAGACCCATCGAAACATACCGATCCAAACAACATGTTTCCCTCGCTTTTGATCCGATACATCAACGAGGCGAAACTGGCGGGAGCTCACCCCATTTTAGTTACTCCAGTCGCAAGATATCGGTTTGTTCACGATAAAGTGGTTGATACGCACGGCGATTACCTAAAAAATATCAGAAGGGTTGCTGATAGCATGCAGGTGCCACTGATTGATCTGGCAAAAATGAGCGCTGAAACTATCAATCGCCTTGGGGCGAAAGATGCTCGCACATGGTTTATGTTGAATTACGACGGTCAAGACAAGGACCATTTGAGTATTATCGGAGCAGATGCTGTCGCGCTTATCGTCGAATCGGCACTTATCGATTTAGCGATACTTAAACACTAA
- the mltG gene encoding endolytic transglycosylase MltG, protein MIRSIVAFTSLMVLALLFIWGGMHYQILLKKTVVTNTTTLEIKKGDTLDSVIKQLKARKIAIHSFWFKMFAYRTHLDRMLKVGEYVLKKGATAADILTQLTEGKTRRYSITFPEGWSFKQVFQAIKDNPNLVHTLSDDELSDLMTKVGSDKSHPEGLFFPDTYYFEKNSSDVELLKRAHDKMQRLIASEWQKRDQDIPLESPYEALILASIIEKETAAAEERRKIAGVFTRRLKMGMLLQTDPTVIYGMGDNYQGNIRRSDLREPTPYNTYVNKGLPPTPIAMPGKAAIYAALHPADGNALFFVARGNGRHAFSATYGAHEKYVQLYQR, encoded by the coding sequence ATGATCAGAAGTATCGTTGCGTTCACTAGCTTGATGGTGTTGGCACTGTTATTTATCTGGGGCGGGATGCATTATCAAATCCTGTTGAAAAAAACCGTGGTAACCAATACCACTACATTGGAAATTAAAAAAGGCGACACGCTGGATAGCGTGATTAAACAGTTAAAAGCTCGAAAGATTGCGATTCATTCGTTCTGGTTCAAGATGTTTGCCTATCGGACTCACCTGGACAGAATGTTGAAAGTGGGGGAGTATGTGCTGAAAAAAGGCGCTACCGCGGCCGATATTTTGACTCAGCTTACCGAAGGAAAAACCCGCCGCTATTCCATTACCTTTCCCGAAGGCTGGAGTTTTAAACAGGTCTTTCAAGCGATCAAAGACAACCCGAATTTGGTGCATACCTTGTCGGACGATGAATTAAGCGATCTGATGACCAAGGTAGGTTCGGACAAATCCCACCCAGAAGGTTTGTTCTTTCCGGATACCTATTATTTTGAAAAAAACAGTTCGGATGTGGAGTTGCTAAAACGCGCCCACGATAAAATGCAGCGGCTGATTGCCTCCGAATGGCAAAAACGCGATCAGGACATACCGCTGGAGAGTCCTTACGAAGCTTTAATTTTGGCTTCCATCATCGAAAAGGAAACCGCCGCGGCCGAAGAGCGCCGAAAAATCGCCGGTGTATTTACCCGCCGTTTAAAAATGGGCATGTTGCTGCAGACCGATCCTACCGTTATTTATGGGATGGGCGATAATTACCAAGGCAATATCCGCCGTAGCGATTTACGGGAACCTACGCCTTATAACACCTATGTCAATAAAGGGCTGCCGCCCACGCCGATTGCCATGCCCGGCAAAGCCGCGATATACGCCGCTTTGCATCCGGCGGACGGCAACGCCTTGTTTTTTGTGGCGCGCGGCAATGGCCGTCATGCTTTTTCCGCTACCTACGGTGCGCACGAAAAATACGTGCAACTCTACCAACGATGA
- a CDS encoding DNA polymerase III subunit delta' produces the protein MMSSAAVYPWQQAVWQHLLSYKELQRIPQALLITGVSGIGKRHLADAYARALMCHTPLSDYADCGKCQSCKLFAAQTHPDFLQVEPDEPGKAIGIDKIRQLIVKLALKPQFETQRVVIISPADSLNNASANAFLKCLEEPTARTCLILLTEKPSRLPATIRSRCQVVTCEVPERGMAEQWLQQQGVGENRNILLSLSQGAPLLARAYAQQNFIAVRQDCFNAWVQVAEGKMNLVALAEQWQKTAVVDLHVLLTWMLGWVADLIKSCCQIEADRLCNPDMKKPLQALAKRLELMRLYPFYDSLLIARSQLSTPINKQLLLEQLLISWSQLNKR, from the coding sequence ATGATGTCGTCAGCAGCCGTATACCCCTGGCAACAAGCTGTCTGGCAGCATTTGTTGAGCTATAAGGAATTGCAGCGGATTCCGCAAGCGCTATTAATTACCGGAGTGTCCGGAATAGGAAAACGGCATTTGGCTGACGCGTATGCGCGGGCTTTGATGTGCCACACACCGTTAAGCGATTATGCGGACTGCGGTAAATGCCAGAGTTGCAAATTATTCGCGGCGCAGACGCATCCCGATTTTTTGCAGGTTGAGCCGGACGAGCCGGGTAAAGCGATCGGTATCGATAAAATTCGTCAGCTGATCGTCAAATTGGCATTGAAGCCGCAATTTGAAACCCAGCGGGTGGTGATCATCAGCCCCGCGGATAGTTTAAACAACGCATCGGCAAATGCTTTTTTAAAGTGCCTGGAAGAGCCCACCGCACGCACCTGCTTAATACTGCTGACGGAAAAGCCGTCCCGCTTACCCGCCACCATCCGTAGCCGTTGCCAAGTGGTAACGTGCGAAGTACCGGAGAGGGGCATGGCCGAGCAATGGTTGCAACAGCAAGGGGTCGGCGAGAATCGCAATATACTGTTGAGTTTGTCTCAAGGTGCGCCCTTACTGGCCAGAGCATATGCCCAGCAAAATTTTATCGCCGTCAGGCAGGATTGTTTCAACGCCTGGGTGCAGGTCGCTGAAGGCAAGATGAATTTGGTGGCACTGGCGGAGCAATGGCAAAAAACCGCCGTCGTCGATTTGCACGTGCTGTTGACTTGGATGCTGGGTTGGGTGGCGGATCTGATTAAATCGTGTTGTCAAATAGAAGCGGATCGGTTGTGTAATCCGGATATGAAAAAACCCTTGCAAGCCCTTGCCAAGCGACTAGAATTAATGCGTCTTTACCCGTTTTACGATAGCCTGCTGATTGCCCGTTCGCAATTGAGTACGCCAATCAACAAACAATTGCTGCTTGAGCAACTATTAATCAGCTGGTCGCAACTCAACAAACGATAA
- the gloB gene encoding hydroxyacylglutathione hydrolase, with translation MLTIACLSVLNDNYIYLLHDASAQKTAAVDPALAEPVLKMLKERGWQLDYIFNTHHHGDHVGGNLQLKQATGCKIVGAAADGARIPGIDIAVNEDEQIQLGSCNFKIINTPGHTLGHIVYYCAESHALFCGDTLFSLGCGRLFEGTAEQMWHSLQKLKALPGDTRIYCAHEYTQANGRFALTLEADNPDLQRRTREVAALREQNRPTLPSTIALELATNPFLREHSSSLRKAVAAHDTETPAQVFAKVRLLKDRF, from the coding sequence ATGCTAACAATCGCCTGTTTATCTGTATTAAACGATAACTACATCTACCTGCTACATGACGCCAGCGCTCAAAAAACGGCAGCAGTAGACCCCGCGCTAGCGGAACCTGTTCTGAAAATGCTAAAGGAAAGAGGCTGGCAACTGGATTATATTTTCAATACCCATCACCATGGCGACCATGTCGGCGGCAACTTGCAACTCAAGCAAGCCACTGGCTGTAAAATTGTCGGCGCGGCCGCGGATGGCGCCCGCATTCCCGGGATTGATATCGCGGTTAATGAAGACGAGCAAATTCAGTTGGGATCATGCAATTTCAAGATAATAAACACCCCCGGTCACACGTTAGGGCACATCGTCTATTATTGCGCCGAAAGCCATGCCTTGTTTTGCGGGGACACTTTGTTTTCCTTGGGTTGCGGGCGTTTATTCGAAGGCACTGCGGAACAGATGTGGCACTCGTTGCAAAAGTTAAAAGCCTTGCCCGGCGATACCCGAATTTATTGCGCTCACGAATATACCCAAGCCAACGGCCGTTTCGCATTGACGCTGGAAGCCGATAACCCGGATTTGCAGCGACGGACGAGAGAAGTTGCTGCGTTACGCGAACAAAACCGGCCCACCCTGCCCTCGACCATCGCGTTGGAATTAGCCACTAATCCGTTTCTGCGCGAACACAGCTCCAGTTTGCGCAAGGCGGTTGCGGCGCATGATACCGAGACACCGGCGCAGGTGTTTGCAAAAGTCAGATTATTGAAAGACCGGTTCTGA
- the acpP gene encoding acyl carrier protein: MSNIEERVKKIVAEQLGVKEEIANDASFVDDLGADSLDTVELVMALEEEFECEIPDEEAEKITTVQLAIDYINANLQ; the protein is encoded by the coding sequence ATGAGTAATATCGAAGAACGAGTTAAAAAGATTGTCGCAGAGCAATTAGGCGTGAAGGAAGAAATCGCAAACGATGCGTCTTTTGTTGATGATCTTGGTGCGGATTCTTTAGACACAGTTGAACTCGTCATGGCCCTAGAAGAAGAATTCGAGTGCGAAATTCCAGACGAAGAAGCTGAAAAAATCACCACCGTACAATTGGCAATTGATTACATCAACGCCAATCTGCAATAA
- a CDS encoding PilZ domain-containing protein encodes MAETAPRQGILSLSIKDKNALYAAYMPFIKNGGLFIPTKREYEMGEEVFMLLNLMEETERLPIAGKIIWKTPLGAEGYRAPGIGVQFSDQDGGMARNKIETYLAGALENDRSTHTM; translated from the coding sequence ATGGCAGAAACAGCTCCCCGGCAAGGTATCTTGTCCTTATCCATTAAAGACAAAAACGCGCTGTATGCGGCCTATATGCCGTTCATTAAAAACGGCGGTTTGTTTATTCCCACCAAGCGGGAGTACGAAATGGGTGAAGAGGTGTTTATGCTGCTGAATTTAATGGAAGAAACGGAACGACTGCCGATTGCCGGCAAAATCATCTGGAAAACGCCGTTAGGTGCCGAGGGCTACAGGGCGCCCGGCATAGGTGTGCAGTTCAGCGACCAGGACGGCGGCATGGCGCGTAATAAAATCGAAACCTATTTGGCCGGCGCCTTGGAAAACGACCGTTCCACTCATACCATGTAA
- a CDS encoding TatD family hydrolase: MFIDSHCHLDRIDLKPYHNDFDAFVQDAHAKQIEHMLCIGIDLESYPAMLALVEPYPDISLSVGVHPNVTDGKDPSVDELMQLAGHEKVIAIGETGLDYFRSEGDLEWQHQRFRNHIRVAKTLNKPLIIHTREAGHDSLDVLKAEGADQVGGIIHCFTEDWAYAEKALDLNFFISFSGIVTFKNAQAIKDVAQKVPADRFLIETDSPYLAPVPYRGKPNYPTYVRHVAEHIAELRNTSVDEIAELSRNNFYRLFALQ, encoded by the coding sequence ATGTTCATCGACTCGCACTGCCATTTAGATCGGATTGATCTCAAGCCTTATCACAACGATTTTGATGCCTTTGTTCAGGATGCTCATGCCAAGCAGATTGAACATATGCTGTGCATTGGCATAGATCTCGAATCGTATCCGGCCATGCTGGCGCTGGTTGAACCTTACCCGGACATTTCGCTGTCGGTCGGCGTGCATCCCAATGTTACCGACGGCAAAGATCCTTCCGTGGATGAATTGATGCAGTTGGCCGGGCACGAAAAAGTCATTGCCATCGGCGAAACCGGTCTGGATTATTTTCGTAGCGAAGGCGATCTGGAATGGCAGCATCAGCGCTTCCGGAATCATATCCGTGTTGCCAAAACCTTAAATAAGCCGCTGATTATTCACACCCGGGAAGCGGGTCACGACTCTCTGGATGTACTGAAAGCCGAAGGCGCGGATCAGGTCGGCGGGATTATTCATTGTTTTACCGAAGATTGGGCGTATGCCGAAAAAGCCTTGGACCTGAATTTTTTTATCTCATTTTCCGGGATTGTGACCTTTAAAAACGCCCAGGCAATTAAGGACGTGGCGCAAAAGGTACCGGCAGACCGTTTCTTGATCGAAACCGACTCCCCTTATCTGGCTCCGGTGCCGTATCGTGGCAAACCCAATTATCCAACCTATGTGCGCCATGTGGCGGAACATATTGCCGAATTGCGCAATACCAGCGTCGACGAAATTGCCGAGTTGTCCCGCAATAATTTTTACCGGTTATTTGCTTTGCAATGA
- the pabC gene encoding aminodeoxychorismate lyase produces the protein MFLLNGESRHCVDVSDRGFQYGDGLFETIAVCNGRPLFLQRHLDRLLKGCRRLHIPPPDLSLLESEARQLSAGADVAVLKLILTRGSGGRGYRQPEQIVPTRLFSLHPSPNYPDCYQTDGIVARFCEWRLAINPGFAGIKHMNRLEQVMARAEWQHDTVQEGLMFDSDDRIVEGTMSNLFFVKDGILHTPLLVNCGIAGILRQIVIEFAVRNGLALSEGHFSKQNVLEADEVFVTNSVIGIWPVKQLEKQCFCVGRVTRAIQQWYAGAHKLEANL, from the coding sequence GTGTTTTTATTAAATGGCGAAAGCAGACACTGCGTCGATGTCTCTGATCGAGGCTTTCAATATGGCGACGGTCTATTCGAGACCATCGCAGTATGTAACGGCAGGCCGCTATTCCTGCAACGGCATTTAGACCGTTTGCTGAAAGGTTGCCGGCGACTGCATATACCGCCACCCGATTTATCCTTGCTCGAGTCGGAAGCCCGGCAGCTATCGGCCGGTGCGGACGTGGCCGTTTTAAAGCTGATTCTAACCCGCGGTAGCGGGGGAAGAGGCTACCGTCAACCCGAGCAAATTGTACCCACGCGGCTATTCAGCCTACATCCCAGCCCTAATTATCCGGATTGTTATCAAACCGACGGTATCGTTGCGCGATTTTGCGAGTGGCGTTTGGCGATCAATCCCGGTTTCGCCGGCATCAAACATATGAACCGGCTCGAACAAGTTATGGCGAGAGCGGAATGGCAGCATGATACTGTTCAGGAAGGCTTAATGTTTGACAGCGATGATCGTATCGTCGAAGGCACCATGAGCAATCTGTTTTTTGTCAAAGACGGCATATTGCATACGCCGTTACTCGTAAATTGCGGCATTGCAGGGATTTTGCGTCAAATTGTGATAGAGTTCGCAGTCCGAAATGGTCTGGCGTTATCGGAAGGCCATTTTAGTAAGCAAAACGTTTTAGAGGCTGATGAAGTGTTTGTGACCAATTCGGTCATTGGCATCTGGCCGGTAAAACAGCTCGAGAAACAGTGCTTTTGTGTGGGTAGGGTCACCCGCGCTATTCAGCAATGGTATGCGGGAGCACATAAACTGGAAGCAAATCTATGA
- a CDS encoding acyltransferase family protein → MNNQHILPHKSVKMASIEGARAFAALAVALMHCANAMRVEHFSGHVGLGSIFDFGYIGVDFFFVLSGFIITYVHFHEFGHIEKIPRYLWRRFSRIYPIYWTFLLIAIGVTTLGRLANGKGLIFEMTLADIPGTIFLLISSGEPKYIGPAWSLQYEIVFYVVFSWLLLGGRLGAIIFGCWGAFLLAHTLGLWQFNLPFHLSNAHCMQFLLGVAVAVLARRYKLHATKTLLFAVMLVFIAGVVFEVYGPLARHSGIGRLVLGFTSAMVLATLVGLENAKALQTPNWLVRMGSVSYSIYLGHILFINLTFAILLKLGLYHTLPETLVFAIGLSVALASTIMIGLWVEMPLVSKLKDFGKNRNQ, encoded by the coding sequence ATGAATAATCAACACATTTTGCCTCATAAAAGTGTGAAAATGGCTTCGATTGAAGGCGCCCGAGCGTTTGCCGCACTTGCAGTCGCACTTATGCATTGTGCAAATGCAATGAGAGTCGAGCATTTTTCAGGTCACGTAGGCTTAGGTTCTATATTTGATTTCGGCTATATCGGTGTTGATTTTTTTTTCGTACTGAGCGGTTTCATAATCACCTACGTCCATTTTCATGAGTTTGGCCATATCGAAAAAATACCGCGCTACCTGTGGCGACGCTTTTCCCGCATATATCCTATCTATTGGACATTCCTACTGATTGCCATAGGCGTAACAACGCTTGGAAGATTGGCTAACGGAAAAGGACTAATATTTGAGATGACGTTGGCTGATATTCCTGGCACGATTTTTCTTTTAATCAGCTCCGGCGAACCTAAATACATCGGGCCTGCTTGGTCGTTACAATATGAGATTGTTTTTTATGTTGTCTTCAGCTGGCTGTTACTTGGCGGCCGTTTAGGGGCCATCATATTTGGTTGCTGGGGAGCTTTCCTACTCGCACATACTTTGGGTTTATGGCAATTTAATCTACCGTTTCATTTAAGCAATGCCCATTGCATGCAGTTTTTACTTGGCGTGGCGGTCGCAGTATTGGCCCGCCGATATAAGCTTCATGCGACTAAAACCCTATTGTTCGCGGTTATGCTAGTTTTCATTGCCGGAGTCGTGTTTGAAGTCTATGGGCCCTTAGCCCGTCATTCAGGAATTGGGCGATTGGTTTTGGGATTTACTTCGGCAATGGTATTAGCGACGTTAGTCGGTCTGGAAAATGCCAAAGCACTTCAAACACCAAACTGGCTGGTTCGAATGGGGTCGGTGTCTTACTCTATTTATTTAGGGCATATTTTATTCATCAATCTTACCTTTGCGATCCTGTTAAAGCTTGGCCTCTATCACACTCTTCCAGAAACATTGGTATTTGCGATTGGCTTAAGCGTGGCATTGGCATCGACCATTATGATCGGTCTTTGGGTGGAAATGCCTTTAGTCAGCAAACTTAAGGATTTTGGAAAGAACCGCAATCAGTGA
- the tmk gene encoding dTMP kinase yields MTRGRFITLEGGEGVGKSTNLQFIQDLLAQKQIDVLLTREPGGTELAEKIRHLLLEKHREAITPQAELLLVFAARAQHVQQVILPALTQGKWVLSDRFTDATYAYQGGGRNMDNRLIGWLEETVQGELRPDLTLLLDAPVEIGLLRAQQRGKPDRFESEQLDFFERVRQAYLARARQNPQRYAIIDAAMPLAEVQTQISRAIDALVS; encoded by the coding sequence ATGACTCGTGGCCGGTTTATCACCCTGGAAGGGGGCGAAGGGGTCGGTAAATCGACGAATCTGCAGTTTATTCAGGATTTATTGGCGCAAAAACAGATAGATGTGCTGCTTACTCGCGAACCGGGCGGCACTGAGTTAGCGGAAAAAATCCGCCACCTGCTGCTTGAAAAGCACCGTGAGGCTATTACCCCGCAAGCGGAATTGTTGCTGGTGTTTGCGGCACGCGCACAGCATGTTCAGCAAGTTATTTTGCCTGCCCTGACGCAAGGTAAATGGGTGCTTAGCGACCGTTTTACCGATGCTACCTATGCTTATCAGGGAGGCGGGCGTAATATGGATAACCGGCTCATCGGCTGGCTGGAAGAAACGGTGCAAGGCGAGCTGCGTCCCGACCTGACTTTGTTGCTGGATGCGCCGGTGGAAATCGGCTTATTGCGCGCTCAACAGAGAGGTAAGCCGGATAGGTTTGAAAGCGAACAACTCGATTTTTTCGAGCGGGTACGGCAAGCCTATTTAGCCCGTGCTCGGCAAAATCCGCAGCGTTACGCCATTATCGATGCCGCGATGCCGTTGGCTGAGGTGCAGACGCAGATCAGCCGGGCGATTGATGCCTTGGTCTCATGA
- a CDS encoding methyltransferase has product MQTEFESLQARLQLKRLPYRKNDVLQAWDAADSYLLNHLATEDIPAAGSQLTILNDSFGALALALHRYRPTAISDSFLSRQATVDNARLNGLAIAHVALLDSLSLPDRPIDYLLIKVPKTLALLEYQLHSLRPLLKDGSRVIVAGMVKTLTANVWKGLEALIGPTRTSLAVKKARLIFADVDPQLQLPSNPYPVHYRLENTDLLISNHANVFSRESLDIGTRLLLQHLPDNPAQRDIIDLGCGNGIVGLLIAQQLPDARIQFVDESFMAIASAKDNFMRAFAGQRQAEFIVGDCLSGFPENSADCIVCNPPFHQQHVIGDHIAWQMFQQAQRILRKGGELRVIGNRHLNYHLPLKKLFGNWHAVAGNAKFAIIKAHKR; this is encoded by the coding sequence ATGCAAACTGAATTTGAATCGCTCCAAGCTAGACTGCAACTGAAGCGGCTACCTTATCGAAAAAACGATGTGCTGCAGGCCTGGGATGCGGCAGACAGTTATTTGCTTAATCATCTGGCTACTGAAGATATTCCGGCCGCCGGGTCGCAACTGACGATTTTAAACGACAGCTTTGGTGCGTTGGCTCTGGCATTGCATCGCTATCGACCGACCGCGATTTCCGATTCGTTCTTGTCTCGGCAAGCAACCGTTGATAACGCCCGGCTAAACGGCTTGGCGATCGCGCATGTCGCTTTGCTGGATAGCTTGAGTTTGCCTGACAGGCCTATCGATTACCTGTTGATCAAAGTCCCCAAAACTTTGGCGCTGCTGGAATATCAGTTGCATAGCCTACGTCCCTTGCTCAAGGATGGCAGCAGGGTTATCGTCGCCGGCATGGTTAAAACGTTAACCGCCAATGTGTGGAAAGGTCTGGAAGCTCTGATCGGGCCGACCAGGACTTCACTGGCGGTCAAAAAAGCCCGGCTGATTTTTGCAGATGTCGATCCACAATTACAACTGCCGTCCAATCCTTATCCAGTGCACTATCGGTTGGAAAATACCGATTTACTGATCAGCAACCATGCTAATGTATTTTCCCGCGAAAGTTTGGATATCGGTACTCGCCTGTTATTGCAACATTTGCCGGATAATCCTGCGCAGCGGGACATTATCGATTTGGGTTGCGGTAACGGGATTGTGGGATTGTTGATCGCTCAACAGCTGCCCGATGCGCGGATTCAGTTTGTCGACGAGTCCTTTATGGCGATTGCTTCGGCAAAAGACAATTTTATGCGCGCCTTTGCCGGACAACGACAGGCTGAATTTATAGTCGGGGATTGTTTGAGCGGTTTTCCGGAAAACAGCGCCGATTGCATCGTCTGTAATCCGCCGTTCCATCAACAGCATGTCATCGGCGATCATATCGCTTGGCAAATGTTTCAACAGGCGCAGCGGATCTTGCGCAAGGGTGGCGAGTTGCGGGTGATCGGCAATCGGCATTTGAATTATCATTTACCTTTGAAAAAGCTGTTCGGGAATTGGCATGCCGTAGCGGGCAACGCCAAGTTTGCGATTATCAAAGCCCATAAACGTTAA
- the fabF gene encoding beta-ketoacyl-ACP synthase II: protein MSTRRVVITGLGAVTPLANNVADTWNGIINGKSGIGPIDSFDISSFATTFGGVIRNFNIGEYIPEKDAKRMDGFVHYGIAAGCQAFDDSGLVVTEENAERIGVAVGAGIGGITGIEECYATYVAGGPRRISPFFVPGNIINMISGNLSIKYGLKGPNFSIVTACSTGTHNIGDAARLIKYGDADVMIAGGAERCTTSPTAMGGFASAKALSRRNDDPQRASRPWDRDRDGFVLSDGAGVIVLEELEHAKARGAKIYAELVGYGMSGDAYHITSPSMGGEGAARCMRNALRDAKLNPADVDYINAHGTSTPAGDVGETHAMKTALGEHAYKVAVSSTKSMIGHLLGAAGGIEAVLTSLAIQNQIAPPTINLENPDPECDLDYVPNIARDMKIEIAMSNSFGFGGTNGTLVFKRYQ from the coding sequence GTGAGCACACGTCGAGTTGTTATAACGGGCTTAGGCGCTGTTACGCCTTTAGCGAATAATGTTGCCGATACCTGGAATGGCATAATCAACGGCAAAAGCGGCATTGGTCCTATTGATTCCTTTGATATTTCCAGTTTTGCAACCACGTTCGGCGGCGTGATCAGAAATTTCAATATCGGCGAGTATATCCCCGAGAAAGATGCCAAACGAATGGATGGTTTTGTCCATTATGGTATTGCGGCGGGATGTCAGGCATTCGATGATTCGGGGCTGGTAGTCACCGAAGAGAATGCCGAGCGTATCGGAGTGGCGGTCGGTGCCGGCATCGGCGGCATAACCGGTATCGAAGAATGCTATGCCACCTATGTGGCGGGCGGTCCGCGCAGGATTTCGCCGTTTTTCGTGCCCGGCAATATTATCAATATGATTTCCGGCAATCTTTCGATCAAGTACGGCTTGAAAGGACCGAATTTTTCCATCGTAACCGCCTGTTCGACCGGTACGCACAATATCGGCGATGCGGCGCGTTTGATTAAATACGGCGATGCCGATGTGATGATTGCGGGCGGCGCCGAACGTTGCACCACATCGCCGACCGCGATGGGCGGCTTTGCCTCGGCAAAAGCCTTGTCGCGCAGAAACGATGATCCGCAAAGAGCCAGTCGGCCTTGGGACAGAGACCGGGATGGTTTCGTACTGAGTGACGGCGCGGGCGTGATCGTACTTGAAGAGTTGGAGCATGCCAAAGCCCGCGGGGCGAAAATTTATGCCGAACTGGTCGGTTACGGCATGAGCGGCGACGCCTATCACATCACTTCGCCTTCCATGGGCGGCGAAGGTGCGGCCCGCTGTATGCGCAATGCTTTGCGCGATGCCAAATTGAATCCCGCCGATGTCGATTACATCAATGCGCACGGTACTTCCACGCCGGCGGGTGACGTTGGCGAAACCCATGCCATGAAAACCGCGCTGGGCGAACATGCTTATAAAGTCGCCGTCAGTTCGACCAAATCGATGATCGGACATTTGCTGGGTGCCGCCGGCGGGATTGAAGCGGTACTGACGTCGTTGGCGATTCAAAATCAAATTGCACCGCCAACCATTAATCTGGAAAACCCTGATCCCGAGTGCGATCTGGATTATGTGCCCAATATTGCCCGGGATATGAAAATAGAAATCGCCATGTCGAATTCCTTCGGTTTTGGCGGCACCAATGGTACGTTGGTGTTCAAGCGTTATCAGTAA